In the genome of Salmo trutta chromosome 18, fSalTru1.1, whole genome shotgun sequence, one region contains:
- the si:ch1073-126c3.2 gene encoding uncharacterized protein si:ch1073-126c3.2 isoform X1, with protein MTQATTRRVLLCFCSLTAVLSYAVAQEEEVGNNSCSSTTLMFKHLSTQLADVAQCAENMTSQLSVDQTAVVINSLRTLTVILQKHQTTVFQEVKPKQCPAAVAQSEGGLVCVTINKRRYCKPMCNEGFDFAFLRKSRLYEECSAGTRFQWTTQYIGGNRLAVCNKSSSSIAGATTAYFPKNQDCLTTKSNSDLEAKIIKEFYNELKNIEGQKENACLVCG; from the exons ATGACACAAGCTACAACAAGAAGAGTTCTACTTTGCTTTTGCTCACTGACAG CTGTCCTCTCATATGCTGTTGCTCAGGAGGAAGAGGTTGGGAACAATAGCTGCTCCTCAACCACCTTGATGTTTAAACATCTCTCTACTCAGCTTGCA GATGTAGCACAATGTGCAGAAAACATGACTAGCCAGTTGAGCGTTGACCAGACTGCTGTTGTGATTAACTCCCTACGAACACTGACAGTCATTCTACAGAAACATCAAACAACAG TTTTCCAGGAGGTTAAGCCCAAACAGTGTCCAGCTGCAGTAGCCCAGAGTGAAGGAGGACTTGTGTGTGTCACCATCAACAAGAGGCGTTACTGTAAACCCATGTGCAATGAG GGCTTTGACTTTGCGTTCTTGAGGAAAAGTCGTCTGTATGAGGAATGCAGTGCAGGCACCAGATTCCAATGGACAACCCAATACATCGGAGGTAACAGGCTGGCCGTTTGCAACA AATCCTCAAGCTCTATTGCAGGAGCTACAACAGCCTACTTCCCCAAGAACCAGGACTGCCTGACTACCAAGAGTAACAGTGATCTTGAGGCTAAGATCATTAAAGAGTTCTACAATGAGCTGAAGAACATCGAGGGACAGAAAGAAAACGCCTGTCTCGTCTGTGGATAA
- the si:ch1073-126c3.2 gene encoding uncharacterized protein si:ch1073-126c3.2 isoform X2, whose translation MTSQLSVDQTAVVINSLRTLTVILQKHQTTVFQEVKPKQCPAAVAQSEGGLVCVTINKRRYCKPMCNEGFDFAFLRKSRLYEECSAGTRFQWTTQYIGGNRLAVCNKSSSSIAGATTAYFPKNQDCLTTKSNSDLEAKIIKEFYNELKNIEGQKENACLVCG comes from the exons ATGACTAGCCAGTTGAGCGTTGACCAGACTGCTGTTGTGATTAACTCCCTACGAACACTGACAGTCATTCTACAGAAACATCAAACAACAG TTTTCCAGGAGGTTAAGCCCAAACAGTGTCCAGCTGCAGTAGCCCAGAGTGAAGGAGGACTTGTGTGTGTCACCATCAACAAGAGGCGTTACTGTAAACCCATGTGCAATGAG GGCTTTGACTTTGCGTTCTTGAGGAAAAGTCGTCTGTATGAGGAATGCAGTGCAGGCACCAGATTCCAATGGACAACCCAATACATCGGAGGTAACAGGCTGGCCGTTTGCAACA AATCCTCAAGCTCTATTGCAGGAGCTACAACAGCCTACTTCCCCAAGAACCAGGACTGCCTGACTACCAAGAGTAACAGTGATCTTGAGGCTAAGATCATTAAAGAGTTCTACAATGAGCTGAAGAACATCGAGGGACAGAAAGAAAACGCCTGTCTCGTCTGTGGATAA